TTCCTGCGGGAAACGCTTTACGACGTATGAGACGGTGGAACAGATACCGCTTATGGTCATCAAGAATGACGGCCGACGTGTGCTCTTTGACAGCAATAAGATTTTGACGGGGCTTGTCCGCTCGTGTGATAAGCGCGACATTTCCATGGAGAGCATCATCAAGCTGTCCAATGAAATTGAAAAAGAGATACGCAATACGATGGAACGCGAGGTTTCCAGCAAGAAAATCGGTGAACTTGTCATGGAGAAGCTGCGCCATTTTGACGATGTCGCCTATATCCGCTTCGCTTCGGTCTATCGGAAGTTTGCCGATATCACGAGCTTTAAGGAAGAGCTGGAAGAACTCCTGAAGGCAAAGGGGAAATAACGAACTTGGCATGGAAGATCAGAGAGCGTTTGAAAGCGCAGCTGGAGTCGGAAAAGGGCTATGTCGTCTATCCTCCCGGAACGAGAGACAGATTCGCCCTGTGCTACCCGAATTCCTACTTTGTCGGAATGTCCAATCTGGGACTGCATATCATCTATGATATCTTAAACAAGAAACGCTCCGATACAGCATGTGAGCGTTTCTTTTTGCCGTCCGGGGAGGAGGCTGTCCTATATCGGAAAGAGAAGGCGCCCCTCCTTTCCATGGAGACGCAGTCGCCGCTGCATCAGTTTGATATCGTGGCGTTTGCACTCTCCTATGAGATGGACTACTTTCATGTGCTCTCCATGCTGCGTCTGGGCAAGGTCAAGCTCTTTTCACGCGATCGTGATGCGCGCGATCCGATCGTCATCGCGGGAGGCCCATGTGCGACGTTCAACCCGGAACCGCTTGCTGACGTCATCGATGCCTTTATCATCGGTGAGGGTGAAGAGACGATACAGCGCTTTATGGATGCTTACCGGTGCGGAAAAGCGGACGGACTGTCACGCGGGGAGCTTCTCCTGCTGTTCGCGCGGGTGCCCGGCGTCTATGTGCCGAGCTTGTATAAACACGAATATGCGGAGGAGAGCGGCAGGCTCTCCTCCATTACGGTTCTCGACGGCGCGCCCGAACATGTGCATCGGCAGTGGGTACGACGCATCGACGACTATCCGGGACATACGGCGATTGTCACGGACAATACGGAATTCAACCTGTACCTGATCGAGACGGCACGCGGCTGCGGGCGGCACTGTCGCTTCTGTATGGCGGGCTATTGCTTCCGCCGGCCGCGCAACCGATCGCTCGAGAGCCTGAAGGCGCAGGTGCAGGAAGCGAAGCCATACGGAAAGCGCATCGGACTGATGGGCGCCGCCATTTCGGATTATCCGGAAATCAATGCGCTCAGTCAGTACATTCTCGATGAGGGGCTGGGCATGTCGGTCGCTTCTTTTCGTGCGGATTCGGTGACACGGGAGCTGATGGCGGCGTTGGCGTCCTCGGGCCTTAGAACCGTGACGCTCGCCCCGGAGGCGGGAAGTGTGCGCATGCGCGCCGTCATCAACAAGGGCATTGAGGAGAAACACCTGTTTCAGGCGATCGATCTGGGTGTCGAGGCCGGTATCCGGCAGTTTAAACTGTATCTGATGATCGGGCTGCCCGATGAGACGGCGGAGGATATCGCGGCGATTACAGACATGGTGCAGCGCCTGCACGATTACATTCTCGAGAAGATCCGGCACGTGCAGCTCACACTGAGCGTCAATCCCTTTGTGCCGAAGCCGTTCACTCCTTTCCAGTGGAAGTCGATGGCATCGAAGCAGTGGATAGAAAAGAGCTTCAAGGAGATCCGAACCTCCCTGCGCCATCTGAAGGGGCTCAAGATCATCACGGAGTCACCCAAGGAGGCAATCATTCAATCCGTCCTCGCTCGCGGCGATCGGCGCGTGGGTGCGGCACTGGCAAGAGCCGTCATGGAGTATGACGGCAGCAAGGGATTTCTAAAGGCAATGAAGGACGAGGGGCTCACGGCCGACTTCTATATCTATCGGGAGCGAGAGGAGACGGAGCTCTTTCCGTGGGAGAGCCTTCACATGGGATTTACGCGGGAGTATCTCTATGGAGAGCTGAAGCAGGCACTTGCGGAGCGGGGGACAAAACCGTGCTTTGCGGGCTGTCGGCGCTGCGGCGTCTGTACGAAGGAGGATGGATTACAGTGATCGCGGAAAATCTGAAAAAGACGATGGAGACGATCGAGGCAGCGAAAAAAAAGCGCAAAGAGGGCATGGCGGAAGATGTCACACTCGTTGCCGTCACGAAGAACCACACGCTTGAGAGCATGCGAGCCGCGATCGACGCGGGCGTCACGGATATCGGAGAAAACCGCATCCAAGAGTCCCGACAGAAGTTTGATGCGCTTGATCGGGAGGTCACGTGGCATCTCATCGGGCACCTGCAGAAGAATAAGGCGAAGTATGCCGTTCGGATGTTTGACCTCATTCATTCCGTCGATACGATCGAGCTTGCAAAGGAGCTTGACAGGGAAGCGGCAAAGCATGATAAGGTGCAGGATATCCTCGTGCAGGTCAACCTTGCGAAGGAGGACTCCAAGTCCGGCGTCTATGAGGAGGAATTGAAAGCGCTCCTGTTCGCCATAGACGGGCTTGAGAACCTGCGTCTCAAAGGACTCATGTGCATTGCACCCAACTATGACGATGTGGAGGACACACGTCCTCTTTTCCGCAGAATGCGTGAAATTTTTGAGGAAATAAAGGAATATCCCTTGGAGAGGGCGAATATAAGAATATTATCTATGGGGATGACACATGATTATGATATAGCGATAGAAGAAGGGGCCACCGTTGTCCGTGTCGGCACGGGCATTTTTGGAGCCAGAGAATATTGAACGCGCAGGGTGCGGATGCACACACGCAGTTAGAGGAGGAATTCGTATGGGCTTCATAAACAAGGTCTACAGCAAGATCGGCTTTGGCGACCAAGACGATTTGGACGACGGTGTGGACGCACTGTTGGAGGAAGAGGAAGAGCGGGAAAAGGCGCGGGAGCGCGAATCTCTTCGCGGTGCGAAGTCACAGAATATCGTTGATTTTCAGCCGACATCGCCGACAGCGCCCGCGAGCGTGTCGACTGTGACGAACTATAAGATGAAGGTCATCGTGATAGAGCCGAAGTCCTTTGATGACGCGCAGCAGGTCGCGAACTGCCTCAAGGAAAAGCGTCCCGTCGTCATCAACTTCGGCGAAACGGATACGGAAGATGCGAAGCGCATCATTGATTTCATCAGCGGTACGACGTATGCTCTGAGCGGTGAGATCAAGAAGGTCGGGCACAACGTGTTCCTGTGCGCACCGTCGAATGTCAATGTCTCCTACGCGGAGGAGAAGCGGGGTTCAGTCACGGCGGAGATGCCATGGCTGAAGAAGAAATGAAGCTTGCCATCATCGGCGGGGGACAGATGGCGGAAGCCGTCATCGCCGGCCTTTGCAAAAGCGGTCAAGTATCGCCCCGCGATATATACGTCTCCGACCACAAGGAAGAGCGGATCGATGAGCTGAAAAAACGATATGGAATACAGGGGAGCGTGGGCGCGGAGGGCTTTCTCCCCCGTGCGGATACGGTTCTGTTCGCCGTGAAGCCGGCAGCGATGCAGCTCGCGATGCAGGAGACGCGCGCGCATATCGCGCAGGATGCATGCATTATATCGATTGCGGCGGGTGTATCCATTCGGAGTATAAAGGAAGTCTATCCGTCGAATCCGACAGCTCGAGTCATGCCGAATACGCCGTTGATCGTGGGCGAAGGCATGACTGTTTTTGCTGTCTCAAAGGAGGAAACGCCTGCGGACACGGAGAGACTTCGAGCGAACGTGGAGCGTATTTTCTCATCAGCGGGGCGCCTGCAGGAGCTCACGGAGCCTTTGATCGACGTGGCGACAGGCCTTTCGGGGAGCGGGCCCGCGTACGCTTTTCTCATAATTGAGGCGCTCGCCGACGGGGCGACAGCGCTCGGTCTCAAGAAGCAGGACGCACTGCGGATGGCGGCACAGACGCTCTTGGGAGCATCCAAGCTCGTACTCGAGACGGGGACACACCCCGCCGTCCTGAAAGACAGCGTTACGAGCCCTGCAGGCACGACGGCGGCAGGGCTTGCCGTATTGGAAGAGGGGGCTCTTCGCGCGGCGCTGCAGAAAGCCGTCAAAGCCGCGGCAGCGCGGGCGGCAGAAATAGGAAAGTGAACATGTCAAATCGAGATAAAATACTGCGTTATTACCGCGGAACGGAAGGCGAAGAGGTCGCGGTACGC
This portion of the Selenomonas sp. TAMA-11512 genome encodes:
- the nrdR gene encoding transcriptional regulator NrdR produces the protein MRCPFCKEMDSRVVDSRSAEDGNTIRRRRECISCGKRFTTYETVEQIPLMVIKNDGRRVLFDSNKILTGLVRSCDKRDISMESIIKLSNEIEKEIRNTMEREVSSKKIGELVMEKLRHFDDVAYIRFASVYRKFADITSFKEELEELLKAKGK
- a CDS encoding TIGR03960 family B12-binding radical SAM protein — encoded protein: MAWKIRERLKAQLESEKGYVVYPPGTRDRFALCYPNSYFVGMSNLGLHIIYDILNKKRSDTACERFFLPSGEEAVLYRKEKAPLLSMETQSPLHQFDIVAFALSYEMDYFHVLSMLRLGKVKLFSRDRDARDPIVIAGGPCATFNPEPLADVIDAFIIGEGEETIQRFMDAYRCGKADGLSRGELLLLFARVPGVYVPSLYKHEYAEESGRLSSITVLDGAPEHVHRQWVRRIDDYPGHTAIVTDNTEFNLYLIETARGCGRHCRFCMAGYCFRRPRNRSLESLKAQVQEAKPYGKRIGLMGAAISDYPEINALSQYILDEGLGMSVASFRADSVTRELMAALASSGLRTVTLAPEAGSVRMRAVINKGIEEKHLFQAIDLGVEAGIRQFKLYLMIGLPDETAEDIAAITDMVQRLHDYILEKIRHVQLTLSVNPFVPKPFTPFQWKSMASKQWIEKSFKEIRTSLRHLKGLKIITESPKEAIIQSVLARGDRRVGAALARAVMEYDGSKGFLKAMKDEGLTADFYIYREREETELFPWESLHMGFTREYLYGELKQALAERGTKPCFAGCRRCGVCTKEDGLQ
- a CDS encoding YggS family pyridoxal phosphate-dependent enzyme, with product MIAENLKKTMETIEAAKKKRKEGMAEDVTLVAVTKNHTLESMRAAIDAGVTDIGENRIQESRQKFDALDREVTWHLIGHLQKNKAKYAVRMFDLIHSVDTIELAKELDREAAKHDKVQDILVQVNLAKEDSKSGVYEEELKALLFAIDGLENLRLKGLMCIAPNYDDVEDTRPLFRRMREIFEEIKEYPLERANIRILSMGMTHDYDIAIEEGATVVRVGTGIFGAREY
- the sepF gene encoding cell division protein SepF; the protein is MGFINKVYSKIGFGDQDDLDDGVDALLEEEEEREKARERESLRGAKSQNIVDFQPTSPTAPASVSTVTNYKMKVIVIEPKSFDDAQQVANCLKEKRPVVINFGETDTEDAKRIIDFISGTTYALSGEIKKVGHNVFLCAPSNVNVSYAEEKRGSVTAEMPWLKKK
- the proC gene encoding pyrroline-5-carboxylate reductase; its protein translation is MAEEEMKLAIIGGGQMAEAVIAGLCKSGQVSPRDIYVSDHKEERIDELKKRYGIQGSVGAEGFLPRADTVLFAVKPAAMQLAMQETRAHIAQDACIISIAAGVSIRSIKEVYPSNPTARVMPNTPLIVGEGMTVFAVSKEETPADTERLRANVERIFSSAGRLQELTEPLIDVATGLSGSGPAYAFLIIEALADGATALGLKKQDALRMAAQTLLGASKLVLETGTHPAVLKDSVTSPAGTTAAGLAVLEEGALRAALQKAVKAAAARAAEIGK